The following coding sequences lie in one Takifugu flavidus isolate HTHZ2018 chromosome 4, ASM371156v2, whole genome shotgun sequence genomic window:
- the si:dkeyp-97e7.9 gene encoding DEP domain-containing mTOR-interacting protein: MERTSSIRRKTITRQHKAEVMIAGEQLRLRLHDGKLIKDRRYHLRTYPNCFVAQELTDWIVSHKEAPDRATAVCLLQHLMDHDIIHHVCDQRHVFKDAKLLYRFRKDDGTFPFNTEVKIFMRGQRLYENLVGDKNSILQLREEHGVAYRRSIPGCKLIDWLLQNGEVESRRQGVELCRALLEQGIIQHVEKKHEFFDSGLLYHFCINFRRRRRLSELLNKAEPDLDGGVSASGAEDSHPDSPFLLRKNQPQEENAVFQSVGPSKDLKQVTGGSRSLQLHPAGFPPLGQPTVSTGRCNPKSVFSRTFTCEELLAPGAPFIKKVLTVIGDVLGWGFVVRGQAPCYVQAVDPGSPAAAAGVKVRHFVCQVNGECVLHLNYRTVSRMVMTGTRTVVLEVLEPLE, from the exons ATGGAGCGCACAAGTAGCATCAGGAGAAAAACCATAACCCGACAGCACAAAGCCGAAGTGATGATCGCCGGAGAACAACTCAG GTTGAGGCTCCACGACGGAAAGCTGATCAAGGACAGGCGCTACCACCTGCGCACGTATCCCAACTGCTTCGTGGCTCAGGAGCTCACAGACTGGATTGTGAGCCATAAAGAAGCTCCCGATCGAGCGACCGCCGTCTGCCTGCTGCAGCACCTCATGGACCATGACATCATTCACCACG TTTGTGACCAAAGGCATGTCTTCAAGGATGCCAAACTGCTGTACCGCTTCCGCAAGGATGACGGCACGTTTCCCTTCAACACCGAGGTGAAGATTTTCATGAGAGGACAACGACTGTACGAGAA CCTCGTAGGGGACAAGaactccatcctgcagctgagAGAGGAGCACGGCGTCGCGTACAGGCGCTCAATACCTGGCTGCAAGCTGATCGACTGGCTGCTCCAGAATGGAGAAGTAGAAAGCCGACGTCAGGGAGTGGAGCTGTGCCGCGCTTTACTCGAGCAAGGCATCATCCAACATG TGGAAAAGAAGCACGAGTTCTTCGACAGCGGCCTACTTTACCATTTCTGCATCAACtttcgccgccgccgccgcctgtcgGAGCTGCTGAATAAGGCCGAGCCAGACTTGGACGGAGGCGTGTCGGCGTCCGGGGCCGAGGACAGCCATCCCGACAGTCCGTTCCTTCTGCGTAAAAACCAACCTCAGGAAGAAAACGCTGTTTTCCAGTCTg TGGGGCCCAGCAAAGATCTTAAACAGGTTACCGGTGGTTCTCGCTCCCTTCAGCTTCACCCCGCTGGTTTTCCGCCTCTTGGCCAGCCAACAGTTTCAACAGGGAGATGCAATCCTAAATCAG TTTTCTCAAGAACTTTCACATGTGAAGAGTTACTAGCGCCTGGTGCACCTTTTATCAAGAAAGTATTGACG GTCATAGGAGATGTGCTGGGCTGGGGCTTTGTGGTCAGGGGCCAGGCCCCTTGTTATGTGCAGGCTGTTGACCCCGGAAGCCCCGCAGCAGCCGCTGGGGTGAAG GTGCGGCACTTTGTGTGCCAAGTCAACGGGGAGTGTGTCCTGCACCTGAATTACAGAACTGTGTCCAGAATGGTGATGACA